The segment TGCAACTCCCTGTACTGGTAGGAGATTATACTGATTTTTATTCAAGTAAAGAACATGCTACTAACGTGGGAACCATGTTTCGGGATCCCGAAAATGCTTTATTGCCTAACTGGCTTCACATTCCCGTTGGATACCACGGGAGAAGTTCATCAATAATTCCCAGCGGAATTCCTGTTCACCGTCCTCAGGGACAAACTTTACCTCCGGGTGCCAAAGAACTAGGTTTTGGACCGTCTAAAAATGTAGACTTTGAGTTGGAAATGGCTTTTATTACTACAGATGCAAATCTTTTAGGTGAACCTATTCCTATTGAAGAAGCCGAAGAATATATTTTTGGTCTTGTGCTTTTTAATGACTGGAGCGCAAGGGACATCCAGAAATGGGAATATGTACCACTGGGGCCTTTTCTTGCAAAGAATTTCGCTTCTTCAGTTTCTCCCTGGATTGTAACTTTAGATGCGCTGGAGCCATTTAGAACTGAAGGGCCAAAACCTGAAAAAGAACTCCTTCCCTACCTGCAATACAAAGGAAAAAAGAGTTTTGACATAAAACTGGAAGTAGCCATACAACCTGAAGATAACGAAGAAACGACTCTATCCCGGTCCAACTTTAAATACATGTACTGGAATATGAGTCAGCAACTGGCGCATCATACCATTAATGGCTGTCCTGTAAATTCAGGAGACATGATGGGATCAGGAACCATTTCGGGTCCTACTCCCGATACATACGGTTCGATGCTGGAACTTTCCTGGAAAGGGGAAAAACCACTTAAGCTAAAGGACGGTTCTGAAAGAAAATTTATTGAAGATAATGACACTGTAATAATGCGCGGCTATTGTGAAGGGAAAGACAGAAGGATAGGTTTTGGCGAGGTGCGAACGAAACTCCTTCCGGTTTTTCAACACAAGAAGAAATAATTGAAAACAAGAATAATAAAAAAGCCACCGCATGGGTGGCTTTTTTGCGTGTAAATAATTGCTAATCAAGCTTTCAAGCTTTAGATCCACCACTATTAGGTTCATCCTCCTCATCATCTCGTGTTTGTTGGCGCTCGGTAGCTCGATCACCAACTAAATAGTTGTTTTGCTTCTTATTCTTTTTATAATCCTCCGGATCCACACCCTCGGGACGATTTGTTTGTTCCTGATCTGCAAGGGTATTTTGGTTTTCTACATTTTCCTCTTCAGTACTCGTATTGTAACTTCTTGGACTAAGCCTGTTGTCTTCTCTGGACCTGATCCCAATTTTTATTTTTTCGCTCCTCCTGATTTATTTCCGTCTGCTGCTTTTGATTTTCCTGAGAATTTCCCCGCTCTTGATCTTTATCAGCTTTATCGAATTTTTGATCTCTATTCAAGTTGTTTTCCATGACTCCTATAATTTAAATTCTTCTTCAATTTACAAACCTCAACCAATTCTCCCCGAATCGATTAATAAACTTTAACAACGAATTACTAAATTTATATAAAGGTGAAACCCTAAGAAGACCCACCATTTTTAT is part of the Antarcticibacterium sp. 1MA-6-2 genome and harbors:
- the fahA gene encoding fumarylacetoacetase; this translates as MPITANDPKRKTWLDTPDNTDFPIQNIPFGVFLTRDDIITIGTRIGDYAIDLGALHQLGYFEGIPLTDDIFLQDTLNDFISDGKKTWRLVRNRIAEIFDANNNKLKENQDHRNIVLFTLDEIEMQLPVLVGDYTDFYSSKEHATNVGTMFRDPENALLPNWLHIPVGYHGRSSSIIPSGIPVHRPQGQTLPPGAKELGFGPSKNVDFELEMAFITTDANLLGEPIPIEEAEEYIFGLVLFNDWSARDIQKWEYVPLGPFLAKNFASSVSPWIVTLDALEPFRTEGPKPEKELLPYLQYKGKKSFDIKLEVAIQPEDNEETTLSRSNFKYMYWNMSQQLAHHTINGCPVNSGDMMGSGTISGPTPDTYGSMLELSWKGEKPLKLKDGSERKFIEDNDTVIMRGYCEGKDRRIGFGEVRTKLLPVFQHKKK